TAATTGTTTGCAATCAAACACTTGGAGGCTTAACATTTGAGGCTGCTCATACATTTACTATCTTTTTCAGATATAATATAATAACAAGGATAGAGAGTTACGGCAAAGGCGCTTTATGACAAAGTTAAAAAGATTGAATGACAGCAAAGACATCATAAGAGGTTCGATTGTAAAACTTGTACTGGGACGGAGAGATCCGGGCGAGGGAGAAGAGAAGTACAGGGTCGTAGAGGATAATGGCAATCGCATAGTGATAGAGCTGCTGAATTCATCGATGCAAATTATTCCACAACAGACGGTATTGAAATCCGATGTAATGCTTGCAGATTCGAGTGGCAATGTTGATAGATCTGAAGTTATCAAGCTCCTAGATCAAGGATTAGAAGTTGATCAAGTTGCAGAGAAAATACTCAAAGCAAAGGGCATTAGGCCATCTGATATTCCAACTTATGTAAATCCAAAGGCAGAATTGCTTGAGGATGAGATCGGTAAAATCTATCAAGAGTGGTTGAACAAGTAACTCCCCCATACTTAGTTTCATAGTTGCCTAAATTTTACTTTATCGATTACCCAGGGTTAAATCGCACCCTCAATATTTGTTGGTAGAATAACAAATACGATTTTAATGTAAAATCAATCATGAGAAAGCAATAAATATGCCGTCTGAAGTCAGTTTAGTTTATATCCAGACCACGCTAGAACGCAGCTAGATGAATTATTGATGCCAACCCGGCATATTTCATCATTTAGCCTTAGCAAGTGAATCTAATAGCATCTCTGGTATATGTTATAATCTCAATGAATATTGAAAGGAGAAACCTGGCTGTGCTCTTGTTAGCTATCGAAACTTCCTGCGACGAAACTTCCGCCGCCGTTCTGAAGGACGGGCGGGAAGTATTGTCTAACGTCATCTCCTCGCAGATCGAGTTCCATAAAAAGTACGGCGGGATCGTGCCGGAGGTCGCCGCCCGGAAGCATATCGAGGTCATTACCCCGGTCATCCAGGAGGCGATCGATAAGGCCGGCGTCGGCTTTAAAGAGCTCGACGCCGTCGCCGTCACCTACGGGCCGGGCTTGGTCGGCTCGCTGATCGTCGGCCTCTGCGCAGCAAAGGCCATGGCTTGGTCGCTTGGCAAACCGCTTATCGGGGTTAACCATCTGGAAGGGCATATCTATGCGAACTTTCTACTCCCTACTAACCACCCCCCGTTCCCTTTCATCTGTCTCCTCGTCTCCGGCGGACACACCATGATCATCAAGGTTAACGGGCACGGACAGTACGAGACCCTCGGCCGGACTAGGGACGATGCGGCCGGCGAAGCGTACGACAAGGTCGCGCGACTCCTCGGCCTCGGCTACCCCGGCGGGCCGGTGATCGACCAATTGGCCAAAACCGGCGACCCGAAAGCCGTCCGCTTCACCCGCCCGATGCTGCATGACGGGTACGATTTTAGTTTCAGCGGGATCAAGACTGCCGTGGTCAATCTGGCGACCCGCGACCCGCGACCCGCGACCCAAGATATCGCGGCCAGCTTTCAACAGGCAGTGGTCGACGTCCTAGTCGAGAAAACGGTCCGCGCGGCGCTGGATCACGGCTGCAAAACAGTGACGATCGCCGGCGGCGTTTCGGCTAATTCGCTTTTAAGGTCTCAATTGCCGGAACGCGGAAAAGCCGAAGGATTGAACGTCCTGATCCCCCCGTTCGAATATTGCACGGACAACGCGGCGATGATCGCCTGCGCCGCTTTTTATCAAATATCGACCCGCGACTCGCGACCCGTGACCCGTGACCTGGAGCTTTCCCCCGTTGCCAGCCTAAAGATATAGGTCTATAATCTGCCCATGCCCGTAAAGCTGACCGAGAAGCAGCAGATCGCCCTCTGGTACGTCCGCCTCCGCTGGGGCGCGATCATCATTATGCTGATGGTGATCTGGACCTCGCTCTATCCCGGCAAACTTCAGTTCCCGCTCCTCCCCTGTCTGGCGATCATTTTTCTGGCGGCCGTTTACAACCTGATCTTCCCTTCCCTGATCAAGCGCTTTGGTTTTTTCTCCGAGAGCGTCCTTTTCACCTACCTGCGCGCTTCGCTCGACATCCTGGTCATTTCCTTGATGGTCCATTTTACCGGCGGCGTGGAAAGCCCTTTTACCTTTCTTTACATTCTTGAGCTGGCGACCCTCGCCTTTTTCAGTTATGAACAGATCGCTTATCTGCTGGCCGCCCAATCGGCCGTTTTTTACGTTGTCGTCCTCCACCTGGAAGCTTACAATTTTATCGAACACTATCGGCTGATCTCCTTGCCCGGCACTCTTTACCTGAGCGCGCCGTACGGGTTGTCCAAAGCGCTCTCCCTGTTCCTGTGCTCCTGCCTCATGGTCTACATCGCCGCCTACCTCGCCGACAAGCTCCGGGAAAAACAGCGGCAGATCGAGGCGCTGAGCAACGCGCAGGCCGACTTCGTCAACATGGTAATGCACGAGACCAAAAGCCCGCTTACCTCGATCATCGGCTACACCGACATCCTCGCCTCCGGCGGCCTGGGCGAGGTCGCAGAGAAGTTCCGGGACCCCCTGAACGTCATCAAGCGGCAATCGAACCGCATCCTGTTAATGGTCAACGACCTGCTCAGTCTCGCCCGCCTCGAATCGGGCCGGACCAAGATCGATAAAAAACCGGCCGAGCTGGCAGAGCTCGCCAACCACGTGATCGAGGAGATCGGCCCGTCGCTGAACGCGAAGAACCTGAAACTGATCCAGGAGATCGATCCGAAGACCCCGCCGGTCGGCATCGACGAAGACAAGATCCTCGAGGTCTTGACCAACCTCTTGTCCAACGCGATCAAGTTCTCGAGCGACGGCGGCCGGATCTTCCTGACGATCGCTCCCCAGGGAAAAGAGGTCCAGGTCGCTATCCGGGACGAAGGGATCGGGATCCGGTCGGTCGATCTCCCCCACATTTTCGAGAAGTTCTACCGGGCCAGCAAGGAATCGGCCGAGCGCAAGGGGACCGGGCTCGGGCTGGCGCTCACCAAGCTGATCGTCGAAGCGCACGGCGGCCGGCTCTGGGCGGTCTCGGCCGGCCCGGGCCAGGGCGCGGTTTTTTACTTTACCCTCCCCCTTTAAGCTTGCTATAATGGCCGCATGGATATCGACGTCGAACATGTCGCCCGCCTAGCGCGGCTCGGCCTGTCGGAAGAAGAAAAAAAACTTTTCGCCAAGCAACTCTCCGCCATCCTCGATTTTGCCGCCAGTCTGCAAAAATTGGACACCGGCAGCGTTCCGCCGACGGCGCACGCCATCCCCATGAAGAACGTCCTGCGCGAGGATAAAGCCGTCCCCTGCGCCAACGTCGACGATATCCTGGCCAACGGGCCGGATGTCGAAGACCACATGTTCAAAGTGCCCAAGATAATCGAGGGCTAATGCACAATAAAACGGCGCACGAACTGAATAGTTTACTGACCGGCAAAAAGGTCGGTTCCGTGGAGTTGACCAAGGCACTTTACGACCGGATCGCCGCTACGGACGACAAAGTCAAAGGCTATGTCACCCTGACCCGGGACGAAGCGCTCAAACAGGCCGCGGCGGCCGATGAGCGGATCAAAAAAAACGATCACGTTACCCCGCTGACCGGCATCCCGATCGCGGTCAAGGACAATTTTTGCACCAAAGGGATCAAGACCACCTGCAGCTCCAAAATATTGGCTAATTACCTCCCGCCCTACGACGCCACGGTCGTGACCAAATTAAAAGAGGCCGGCGCCGTGCTCCTCGGCAAGACGAACATGGACGAATTTGCCATGGGCTCTTCGACCGAGAACTCCGCCTTCTTCCCGACCCGCAACCCCTGGGACCTGGGGACGGTACCGGGCGGTTCGTCCGGCGGTTCCGCCGCCGTGGTCGCCGCCCGTGAAGCGGTCATGGCGACCGGTTCGGACACCGGCGGTTCGATCCGCCAACCGGCCTCGTTCTGCGGCGTCGTCGGCCTGAAGCCGACCTACGGCCGCGTTTCCCGCTACGGCCTGGTCGCTTTCGCTTCTTCGCTCGACCAGATCGGCCCGCTGACCCGCGACGTGACCGATACGGCGCTGCTGCTCGGCGCGATCGCCGGCCACGACCCGCTCGACGCCACTTCGGTCGACCGGCCGGTCCCTGACTACCGCCAGGCGCTGGTCAATGACGTGAAAAAAGTCCGGGTCGGTCTGATCAAAGAGCTGATGGGCGCAGGGATCGCGCCGGAAGTGCGGCAAGCGGTCAAGACGGCGGCCGACCGGCTTGCCGGTTTGGGGGCGGAGATCGTGGAAGTCTCGCTCCCCTCTTTCGCCTACGCGGTCGCCACCTATTATTTGATCGCCCCGGCCGAAGCGAGCTCGAACTTGGCCCGTTACGACGGCGTTAAATACGGGCACCGGAGCACCGACCACAAAGACCTGATCTCGATGTATTACAGCACCCGGCGCGCCGGGTTCGGCGCGGAAGTCAAACGCCGGATCATGCTCGGCACCTACGCCCTCTCCGCCGGCTATTACGACGCTTATTACCTGAAGGCGTTGAAAGTCCGGACGCTGATCAAGCAGGACTTTGAAAAAGCTTTCAGCCGCTGCGACGTCCTGGCCTCGCCCACGGCGCCGACCGTCGCCTTTAAGCTCGGGGAAAAAGCGGCCGACCCGCTCGCTATGTACCTGTCGGACATCGCCACGATCCCGGTCAATCTGGCCGGGCTGCCCGCCCTCTCCCTCCCTTGCGGATTTACCGGCAACCTGCCGATCGGCTTGCAGCTGATCGGCCAGGCCTTCGCCGAAGAGACGCTCCTGCGCGTCGCCTTTACTTACGAACAGAACAGCGAATGGCACCAGAAATCCGCTGCAATTTAACGCTCGCCCTTCTCGTTTGCCTGGCGGCGGCCGCCCTGGCGGCCAGCAAGGCCGACATTAAAAAGTTCCCCCCGGTCGCCGGCGAGATCTACGGCCAGGCGGCGTCCGGCGTCCGCTCGATCTCGGTCAACGGCAAACCGGTCACTTTTGACGCCAGCCAGAATTTTAAGGCAAATGTCCGGATGAAAGCGGGGGAAAAATATCTGGTCCTGCGGATCAACTACGAGGGCTTAAGGATCATCAAGAAATACCTGATCCTGCGCAAATCGGCGATCAAGAAGTTCAAGGTCTTCGTGCCGAAAGAAAAGCTGGAGAAAGAGCTCAAGGCGATCAAGCTTTCCCCCGAGGAAAAGCTCCGGCAGAAGCGGGAAAAACTGCTGGCGCAGAAGAAAAAAGCGGAAGCCGCCCGGTTGTTCGCGCAAGAGCGGAAGCTGCAGGCGGAGAACAACTGGCTCAAGCGGGTCGCCTCGCCCAAATTCTACCAGAACGAGTTCAAGCTGAAGCCCGGCTCGACTCCCGAAGGATTGGCGCTGGCGATCGCGCTGGACAATCCACAGCTCAAGCTGCAGCCGGCCGGCACGGCGCTGGAACAGCTGAACACCATCCTGAAAGTGCCCGATTTTTACGACCTGATCAAGCGGAGCGGCAAGAAACCGAAGTTGACGCCGCAGCTCAAGCGGCTGATCGCCGAGACGGCGGCGTTCCGCGGCAAACCGTTCGCCAAATTGTCGGCCTATCAGCAGAAGAAAGTGATGCTGCTCAACCGTTTATTGATCGAGACCCTGTACGCCGCCGCGCCGGCCCGCCAGGTCTGGGAAACCGCGGCCGGGCAAAAAGCGGGCCCGGCGGGGCCGAAAACGGTCGAATACCTCTATGTCTGGGAATTCGGCGACGGCAAGCTCCTCCTGGTCAAGGAGTACAAAGGGCAGTATTCGGCCGAGATCAATATCCCGGTCTCCAAACAGTGGCTCGACCTGAAAGGGTTGTCGGAAAAAGAGCTGCGGGAACTGATCGAACAACCGGTCTCCCAACCGAAAAAGAAATGGAATATAATAAAACCATGGGGCTCGAAACAGTAATCGGGCTGGAGGTCCACGCCCAGCTCCTAACGGAGAGCAAGATGTTCTGCGCCTGCCCGAACAAGTTCGGGGCGCGGCCGAACACCAATATCTGCCCGATCTGCACCGGCCAGCCGGGCGTCCTGCCGGTCACGAACCGGAAAGCGGTCGAACTGGCGATCAAGACGGCGATCGCGCTCGGCTGCACGATCGAGCCGAGCAGCGTTTTTGCCCGCAAGCACTACTTCTACCCCGACCTGCCGAAGAACCTCCAGATCTCGCAGTACGAGCTGCCGCTGGCGACCAAGGGTTCCCTGGAGATCGAGGTTGACGGCGTAAAGAGGAAGATCGGGATCACCCGCGTCCATCTGGAAGAGGACGCCGGCAAGCTGGTCCACAAGGGAGCGGCCCGGATCATGGGGGCCGGGGAATCGCTGGTCGACTACAACCGGACCGGCACCCCGCTGATGGAGATCGTCTCCGAACCGGATATCCGCTCGGCGAAAGAAGCGGCCGTTTACACCGAAACGCTGGCGAACCTCCTCCGCTACCTTGCCGTCTGCGACGCCAAGATGGAAGAAGGCTCGCTCCGCTGCGACGCCAACATATCCCTCCGTCCGGCCGGGCAAAAGGAGTTCGGCACCAAGACCGAGGTCAAGAACATCAACTCGTTCCGGGCGATCGAGAAAGCGCTTCTGGCCGAGGAAAAACGCCATGCTGAGGTCCTGGCGGAAGGCGGTAAGATCATTCAGGAAACCCGCTTCTTCGATGACGTTACGGAGACGACGACCGGGATGCGCGGCAAAGAGTACGCCCACGATTACCGTTACTTCCCCGAACCAGACCTGGTCCCGGTCGAACCGCCGGCGGAATGGGTCGAGCAGATCAAACAGACGATCGGCGAACTCCCCTGGCAAAGAAAAGAACGCTTTATCGGCCTCGGCATCCCGGCGGAAACCGCCGGACTTATCGTTAACGACAAGTCGCTGGCCGACTTCCTGGACGAAGCGGTCAAGCTAAAGGCAAAAGCAGCGGCCGTCGCCAACTGGCTGATCGGTGACCTGACCGCTTATAGTAAAGAGACCAAAAAAGCGTTCGCCGAGCTCAACTTCAAGCCGGCCCAGCTGGCCGAGCTGCTGCAGCTGATCGAACAAGGGACATTGAGCAATAAGATCGCCAAGGAAGTTCTTTTCACCGTGCTAAAGACCGGCAAACAGGTCAAGGACGTTATTGCCGAATCGGGGATGACGCAGATCAGCGGTGAAGATGAGCTTCTAAAGATCGCTCAGGAAGTGGTCAAGAATAATCCGCAGCAGGTCGAACAGTACAAGGGCGGCAAGGAAGCGGTGATGATGTTCTTTGTCGGCCAGATGATGAAAGCGACCAAGGGGCGAGCGAACCCGGAAGTGGCGACGAAACTGCTAAAACAAGCTTTAGGCTGATATTTCCCGAAAACGGAGCCCCATCGCTACTGCTTCCCGCCGAAAGGCCCGGCCCAAAACTTCCCCATCGGTCCCCAGCGTTTCCACCAGCTCGCTGGCCAGCGCGGGAAAAGCCGGCGCCTGCGCCTGGACCTCTTTAGGCTCGACCGTCCGCTCGTGCCGGTTGGCGAAATCGGCGTTCATCAGCACCAGATACCTGGCCGCGTTGCTCAGGCCAACCTGCAGCTCGGCGTTGATCTTGGCGATGGTTTCCAGGTTCTTGCCGACCAGGCCGAGGACTTCCCGCCTTAGCCGGGCAAGCTCCTTTTTTTTCGTCGCCAGCGACGTCCGGGCCTCCCAGATCTGCCCCCGCTCGACCTGAAAATTGAGCCTGATCTCATTAGTCAGCTGGAGAAAATGCTGTTTTTGTTCCAGCCGCCCGCGGACCCGCTGCAAAGCCTGTTTAACACCGACCACCCGGCTCTTCGCCCGCCGGAGCCAGTCTTCCCGCAGTTCGCCCCGTAAAAAAGTCCCCATATAGGCGCCCAACCGGGCTTCTACCTTAAAAACGGTTTCCAGATCAAAAAGCATTTCCGGCCGGACGATCTCGGCGACGACTTGCCCGGCGAAATCGGCCAGCTGCCGCCCGATCTTCTCTTCCACTTCCCTTTCCAGGGTGACAAAACGCCAGTGCTGGGCGGCTAGCTCCTCGTTGCGCGCTTCCAGGTCGTTCTCGGCCAGCGACAGCAAACTTTTGGCCATGCGGAGCGCCTGGTCGGTGCCGACCCGGGCAAGCTCCAGCGCCCCTTCCATTTCGCTCCGCGCCTTCTCTTTCTTGGCCGCGTTAAAAGCGGAAAAACTTAAATAGAGCTCGAATAACCGGTCCCAGCGGTCGGGATAATGCTGCTTGAGGGCGGCGACGTCCATCATCGTCAGGAAGTTCTCCGTCCGCTCCTCCTCGATCGACTCCCGGATATGCCCGAGCATGCTGAGCAGCTCCGGCGTCCGGACCTCGCTGACCACTTTATCTTTCTGCTTGAGGCCAAGCTCGGTCCGGCGGAAACCGCTGGTTCGCACCTGCCAGAGCCCTTTGTTCCGGTATTCGATCTTGACCTCTTTCGGCCGGGCGGCGGTCCGCTCCACGATCTGGCGGGTCAAGACCGTTTCCAGGGAGTCAAAGACCGACGTCAGTTTCGCTTCGGCCGCCGGGTTGTTCTGGAGGCCGATCAGCACGGCGGCGATCTCGATCCCCTCTTTGAGCTGCTGCCGTTCGGTCGTTCGGCCGAACGGGAAATCGGCCGCCAGGCGGCCGCAAAATTCTTGCAACGCGATAAAAGCCGGGGTCAGGCCCGGTTTCTCCCCGCGCTTGACCAGTTTGGAGCGCTCTTCCCCGGCGACGAACAGGTCGATCCGCAGGCGCATGACCGCCTTGAACAGGAAGAGGGTCGCGAGCATCTGGTCGCCTTTCATTTTGGGGAGGGCGTCGTCCATGATCCGGCGGAAATCGGCCAGCTGGAGCGGTTGGTATTTCGGGGTCAGGTCGATAAAGCCCAGCTCCTGTTTCAAGCCGGCCTTGCGCAGGTCAAGCACGCCGTCGTTCGCGCAGATCAGGTTGCCGACAAAACCCATCGACCGGAGCTCCTGCAGGACCTTTTGGTTCTGGACCTCGGCCAGCACTGCCGGCACCACGAGCTTTTCAATCGGCAAAGCCAACCGGTCCAGGCGAACCAGGGTCTTGATAAACTCCCGGGTCATTTCCGGCCGGAGCAGAGCCAGCCTTTTCAGGTTCGCTTCCGACTCACGGCTGATCAGCGCGCGGGCCGGCTTGCCGTGGCGCAGCAGGTCGATCACCCGTCCTACCCGCCGATCGATCTTGGGGGTCGAGGTCATTGCCATATCAATTGTTTTTCGCTTGTTATACGGGCAAATTTCACAATATGTTATAATTTAACCATGAGCGCGATCGCCTACCCGGTCGGGAATTCCCTGTACCTGAATATCACCAACCGCTGCACCAACGAATGCCCGTTCTGTATCCGGAGCAAGAGCCGGAAGTTCAACCGGGAGTTCGACCTCTGGCTGGACAAAGAACCGACCGCGGACGAGCTGCTCGCCGCCATCGGCGATCCCCATAAGTATGACCAGATCGTCTTCTGCGGCTACGGCGAACCGACTATCCGGCTGGAAGTTATCAAAGAGGTTTCCGCCCGACTCGCGACCCGTGACCCGCGACCCGTGACCCGGTTGGACACGAACGGCCACGGAAACCTGTTCTGGGGCAGGAATATCCTCCCGGAGCTGAAAGGGTTGATCGACAAGGTCTCTGTCAGCCTCAACGCGGAGAACGCGGAAGTTTATAACCGGATCTGCAAGCCGCTGCAAGGCGTCAAAGCATACGGCGCGATGATCGATTTCATTAAGGAAGCGAAGAAATACATACCCGAAGTCGAAGCGACGGTCGTCGATCTCCCCGGGATCGACAAGGAAAAATGCCGGCAGATCGCCGCCGATCTTGGTGTACAATTCCGGCTAAGACCGTATTACGAGGAGACTTATGTCCGATAAGTTCGATGTCATCGTTTTAGGCGGCGGGCCGGGCGGCTACGTGGCCGCGCTCCGGGCAGCGCAGCTCGGCGCGAAAGTCGCCCTGATCGAAAAAGACCAGGTCGGCGGGACCTGCCTCAACCGCGGCTGCATCCCGACCAAGGCGCTGATCGCCTGCACCAACCTCTACGAAAAGATCAAGAAGGCCGACAGCTACGGCATCACCGTCGGCAGCCCCGCCATCGATCCGGCCAAGATCGTCGAACGGAAAAACCTACTTGTCGGCAAGATCGTCAAGAATCTCCAGAAACTGATCGAGCAGAACGGGATCGAGGTTATCCAGGGCGAAGGCAAGGTAAAAGACCCGGGCCTTGTGCGAGTTGGAAACCGCGACGTTCAGTCGCGGGCGCTCATCCTCGCTACCGGCTCCTCCCCTGCCTCCCTGCCGGGAATAAAGTTCGACGGCGACCGCTATCTCTGCAGCGACGACGCTCTGGAGCTCAAGTCGGTGCCGGACAAGATCAACCTGGTCGGCGGCGGGGTGATCGGTATCCACTTCGCGCTGATCTACAGCGCCCTCGGCGCCGCGGTCACGATCTACGAAGCGCTCCCCGAGATCCTCGCCGGGATCGACGAAGAGGTCGTCGCCACCGTCAAGCGGCTCCTGAACCGGCGGAAGATCAATGTCCTGACCGGTACGCGGTTCGACCCGGCTAAGGCCGAAGGAAAAACTTTGATCTGCGTCGGACGGACGCCAAATGTAAAAGGGACTGAGGGACTGGGGACCAGGATGGAAGGGAAGAGTATCTGGGTCAATGAGAAGATGGAGACGAGCGTTCCCGGCGTCTACGCGGTCGGCGACCTGGTCAGCAAAAAGATGCTCGCCCACGTCGCTTATGAACAGGGGGCGATCGCGGCAGAGAACGCCCTGGGCGGCAATAAGATTTTTAACTACGATTGCGTCCCGATCGGCATCTACACCAACCCGGAAATCGCCAGCGTCGGCCTGACGGAAAAAGAGGCGCGGGAAAAAGGGCTGACCGTTAGGATCGGCAAGTTCCCTATGGCCGCCCTGGGGATCGCTCAGGCGATGGGCGAGATCGAAGGGTTCGTCAAAGTCGTGGCCGACGACCAGGGCAAACTGCTCGGCGTCCATATTTTGGGAGCGGAAGCGACCAGCATCATCGGCGCGGCGACTTTAGCGTTAAAACAAGGCTTAAAGATCGAGCAATTAGCGGCAACTTTCCAGGCTCACCCCAGCTACCCCGAAGCTCTCCACGAAGCGTCGCTGGCGGTCCTCAGCCGCAGCCTGCATAACCTCAACCAGCGTTAAAGCGGTTTCTTGTCCTTGAGGAACGGATACTGCGCCGCCATGATCAACCGCATAAAATCACCCCGGGGATCGATAAAGCGGTTCCGCACCTTCATTGTCGTCCGGTCGATCAGGTCGGCGAACGGCATGCTGCCGATCTGGAATCCCTGGTGCAGGTCGTTATAGACCGAGACCATCTGCCCAAACTTGCCGGCGGCGACCAGGTCGAACGCGCCGAGCCCGAGCGCCAGTCCCAGGACCACGTCGTAAGCGCACGGGTCCTCGCAGCGGGTGACATAACCTTCCGGTTCGGAGAGCGCTTTTTTCACGTAGACCGCTTTTTCCTTGAGCCTGATCTGGATCCTTTTCGCCAGCATGTCGCCGATCTTGGCGGCGGCAAGTTTAACATGGCCGTGTTCGTCCTGTTCCTTGGGCTTCTGTGAGTTCGGTAATTTTTCGACCAGCCCTTCGGA
This window of the Candidatus Margulisiibacteriota bacterium genome carries:
- the tsaD gene encoding tRNA (adenosine(37)-N6)-threonylcarbamoyltransferase complex transferase subunit TsaD, with the translated sequence MNIERRNLAVLLLAIETSCDETSAAVLKDGREVLSNVISSQIEFHKKYGGIVPEVAARKHIEVITPVIQEAIDKAGVGFKELDAVAVTYGPGLVGSLIVGLCAAKAMAWSLGKPLIGVNHLEGHIYANFLLPTNHPPFPFICLLVSGGHTMIIKVNGHGQYETLGRTRDDAAGEAYDKVARLLGLGYPGGPVIDQLAKTGDPKAVRFTRPMLHDGYDFSFSGIKTAVVNLATRDPRPATQDIAASFQQAVVDVLVEKTVRAALDHGCKTVTIAGGVSANSLLRSQLPERGKAEGLNVLIPPFEYCTDNAAMIACAAFYQISTRDSRPVTRDLELSPVASLKI
- the gatB gene encoding Asp-tRNA(Asn)/Glu-tRNA(Gln) amidotransferase subunit GatB gives rise to the protein MGLETVIGLEVHAQLLTESKMFCACPNKFGARPNTNICPICTGQPGVLPVTNRKAVELAIKTAIALGCTIEPSSVFARKHYFYPDLPKNLQISQYELPLATKGSLEIEVDGVKRKIGITRVHLEEDAGKLVHKGAARIMGAGESLVDYNRTGTPLMEIVSEPDIRSAKEAAVYTETLANLLRYLAVCDAKMEEGSLRCDANISLRPAGQKEFGTKTEVKNINSFRAIEKALLAEEKRHAEVLAEGGKIIQETRFFDDVTETTTGMRGKEYAHDYRYFPEPDLVPVEPPAEWVEQIKQTIGELPWQRKERFIGLGIPAETAGLIVNDKSLADFLDEAVKLKAKAAAVANWLIGDLTAYSKETKKAFAELNFKPAQLAELLQLIEQGTLSNKIAKEVLFTVLKTGKQVKDVIAESGMTQISGEDELLKIAQEVVKNNPQQVEQYKGGKEAVMMFFVGQMMKATKGRANPEVATKLLKQALG
- the gatA gene encoding Asp-tRNA(Asn)/Glu-tRNA(Gln) amidotransferase subunit GatA — protein: MHNKTAHELNSLLTGKKVGSVELTKALYDRIAATDDKVKGYVTLTRDEALKQAAAADERIKKNDHVTPLTGIPIAVKDNFCTKGIKTTCSSKILANYLPPYDATVVTKLKEAGAVLLGKTNMDEFAMGSSTENSAFFPTRNPWDLGTVPGGSSGGSAAVVAAREAVMATGSDTGGSIRQPASFCGVVGLKPTYGRVSRYGLVAFASSLDQIGPLTRDVTDTALLLGAIAGHDPLDATSVDRPVPDYRQALVNDVKKVRVGLIKELMGAGIAPEVRQAVKTAADRLAGLGAEIVEVSLPSFAYAVATYYLIAPAEASSNLARYDGVKYGHRSTDHKDLISMYYSTRRAGFGAEVKRRIMLGTYALSAGYYDAYYLKALKVRTLIKQDFEKAFSRCDVLASPTAPTVAFKLGEKAADPLAMYLSDIATIPVNLAGLPALSLPCGFTGNLPIGLQLIGQAFAEETLLRVAFTYEQNSEWHQKSAAI
- the lpdA gene encoding dihydrolipoyl dehydrogenase — encoded protein: MSDKFDVIVLGGGPGGYVAALRAAQLGAKVALIEKDQVGGTCLNRGCIPTKALIACTNLYEKIKKADSYGITVGSPAIDPAKIVERKNLLVGKIVKNLQKLIEQNGIEVIQGEGKVKDPGLVRVGNRDVQSRALILATGSSPASLPGIKFDGDRYLCSDDALELKSVPDKINLVGGGVIGIHFALIYSALGAAVTIYEALPEILAGIDEEVVATVKRLLNRRKINVLTGTRFDPAKAEGKTLICVGRTPNVKGTEGLGTRMEGKSIWVNEKMETSVPGVYAVGDLVSKKMLAHVAYEQGAIAAENALGGNKIFNYDCVPIGIYTNPEIASVGLTEKEAREKGLTVRIGKFPMAALGIAQAMGEIEGFVKVVADDQGKLLGVHILGAEATSIIGAATLALKQGLKIEQLAATFQAHPSYPEALHEASLAVLSRSLHNLNQR
- a CDS encoding HAMP domain-containing sensor histidine kinase, coding for MPVKLTEKQQIALWYVRLRWGAIIIMLMVIWTSLYPGKLQFPLLPCLAIIFLAAVYNLIFPSLIKRFGFFSESVLFTYLRASLDILVISLMVHFTGGVESPFTFLYILELATLAFFSYEQIAYLLAAQSAVFYVVVLHLEAYNFIEHYRLISLPGTLYLSAPYGLSKALSLFLCSCLMVYIAAYLADKLREKQRQIEALSNAQADFVNMVMHETKSPLTSIIGYTDILASGGLGEVAEKFRDPLNVIKRQSNRILLMVNDLLSLARLESGRTKIDKKPAELAELANHVIEEIGPSLNAKNLKLIQEIDPKTPPVGIDEDKILEVLTNLLSNAIKFSSDGGRIFLTIAPQGKEVQVAIRDEGIGIRSVDLPHIFEKFYRASKESAERKGTGLGLALTKLIVEAHGGRLWAVSAGPGQGAVFYFTLPL
- the gatC gene encoding Asp-tRNA(Asn)/Glu-tRNA(Gln) amidotransferase subunit GatC, with protein sequence MDIDVEHVARLARLGLSEEEKKLFAKQLSAILDFAASLQKLDTGSVPPTAHAIPMKNVLREDKAVPCANVDDILANGPDVEDHMFKVPKIIEG
- a CDS encoding TatD family nuclease-associated radical SAM protein, which encodes MSAIAYPVGNSLYLNITNRCTNECPFCIRSKSRKFNREFDLWLDKEPTADELLAAIGDPHKYDQIVFCGYGEPTIRLEVIKEVSARLATRDPRPVTRLDTNGHGNLFWGRNILPELKGLIDKVSVSLNAENAEVYNRICKPLQGVKAYGAMIDFIKEAKKYIPEVEATVVDLPGIDKEKCRQIAADLGVQFRLRPYYEETYVR